In the genome of Gloeotrichia echinulata CP02, one region contains:
- the thrC gene encoding threonine synthase has product MTLNLSVAKSHRQPWPGLIEAYRQYLPVSEKTPIVTLLEGDTPLIPVPAIAERIGRQVRVFVKYDGLNPTGSFKDRGMTMAISKAKEAGAKAVICASTGNTSAAAAAYARRGGMNAFVLIPDGYVALGKLAQALLYGAEVLAIKGNFDRALEIVREMAENYPITLVNSVNPYRLEGQKTGAFEIVDVLGNAPDWLCIPVGNAGNISAYWMGFCQYHQAGKCDRLPQMMGFQAAGAAPLVNGQPVAHPETIATAIRIGNPASWEKAVAAQSASQGKFHAVTDAEILDAYRLLASSEGIFCEPASAASVAGMLQVKDQIPTGATVVCVLTGNGLKDPDTAIKHSHSQFKQGIEAELDAVAEAMGF; this is encoded by the coding sequence GTGACTTTGAACCTGTCTGTTGCTAAATCTCATCGCCAACCTTGGCCTGGACTGATAGAAGCCTATCGTCAATACTTGCCGGTCAGCGAAAAAACACCGATTGTCACCCTGTTAGAGGGTGATACTCCCCTAATTCCAGTGCCGGCGATCGCCGAACGCATAGGAAGACAAGTGCGTGTGTTTGTCAAATACGACGGATTAAACCCCACCGGTAGCTTCAAAGACCGGGGAATGACAATGGCAATTTCTAAGGCTAAGGAAGCTGGCGCCAAAGCGGTAATTTGTGCTAGCACAGGCAACACCTCCGCAGCGGCGGCGGCTTATGCTAGGCGTGGGGGAATGAATGCCTTTGTCTTGATTCCTGATGGCTACGTCGCCTTGGGTAAATTAGCGCAGGCGTTGCTTTATGGGGCTGAGGTACTGGCTATTAAAGGGAATTTTGACCGCGCCCTAGAAATCGTCCGCGAAATGGCAGAAAACTATCCGATAACTTTGGTGAATTCGGTCAACCCCTACCGCCTAGAAGGACAGAAAACAGGAGCATTTGAAATTGTCGATGTTCTAGGCAATGCCCCAGATTGGCTGTGTATCCCCGTAGGTAATGCCGGGAATATATCAGCATATTGGATGGGGTTTTGTCAATACCATCAAGCAGGAAAATGCGATCGCCTACCCCAAATGATGGGCTTTCAAGCAGCTGGTGCAGCACCCTTAGTTAACGGTCAGCCAGTCGCCCATCCCGAAACCATAGCCACAGCAATTCGCATTGGCAATCCTGCTAGCTGGGAAAAAGCAGTTGCAGCCCAATCAGCCAGCCAGGGCAAATTTCATGCCGTTACTGACGCCGAAATTCTCGACGCTTATCGCTTGTTAGCATCATCTGAAGGCATTTTTTGCGAACCAGCCAGCGCCGCTTCAGTCGCCGGCATGTTACAGGTTAAAGACCAAATCCCCACAGGCGCAACAGTAGTTTGCGTCCTCACCGGCAATGGTTTAAAAGACCCAGACACAGCCATTAAACACAGTCACAGTCAATTTAAACAAGGCATTGAGGCAGAACTGGATGCAGTCGCTGAGGCGATGGGATTTTAG
- a CDS encoding pentapeptide repeat-containing protein, whose amino-acid sequence MSGNKTGALLNCLIAITVIFALLLTLIVFALSNIKELSIQQQIQYALQALTTIAIVFLGLAVMINAYYGAKRAQALHQSAIAAEKNLEIGLQNAKVSQDRLIAQRFMAAIAHLGHERTETRTGAIYALERVAQDFPQEHWTIMQILTAFVRENAPLCEEQQQTEDDSPPIYYPEKRGSEDFTDKLDLNYNGILPKLRTDIQVALTVIGRRNSQPEQENQKLDLRNIDIRGADLLEANLSGADLRGADLSGADLRGVDLSGADLESAKLSRSILYEANLFKANLREANLCLANLNRANLCSVNLRSANLSGASLRAANLQGANLYKANLQQATLKVANLSGAKLFLANLCGAKLGKANLHMTGLIGANLHGANLNGANLCGANLNAAKLQQTEVFFANLSQASLTEADLYQANLIGVNFSGAILYEANLYQANLMGANLEGANLIDVNLEGAILTGVKNLESKQITMAVGDRTTRLPDYIETPTHWRKSG is encoded by the coding sequence ATGTCTGGTAATAAGACAGGCGCACTCTTAAATTGTTTAATAGCCATAACAGTTATATTTGCCCTTTTGTTGACTCTGATTGTTTTTGCATTGTCCAATATTAAGGAATTGTCAATTCAGCAACAAATCCAATACGCACTTCAAGCATTAACGACTATTGCTATAGTGTTCCTGGGATTGGCAGTAATGATAAATGCTTACTATGGCGCCAAGCGTGCCCAAGCTTTGCATCAAAGTGCGATCGCTGCGGAGAAAAATCTGGAAATTGGGCTGCAAAATGCTAAAGTCTCTCAAGATAGACTGATTGCTCAACGTTTTATGGCGGCTATTGCCCATCTGGGACATGAAAGGACTGAAACTCGAACAGGCGCAATTTATGCTTTAGAACGAGTCGCACAGGATTTTCCCCAAGAACACTGGACAATTATGCAAATACTCACTGCTTTTGTGCGCGAGAACGCTCCCCTCTGTGAGGAACAGCAGCAAACTGAGGATGATTCACCACCTATATACTATCCTGAAAAAAGGGGCAGCGAGGATTTTACAGACAAGTTAGATTTGAACTATAATGGAATATTACCCAAACTTAGGACGGATATTCAAGTAGCTCTGACGGTCATTGGTAGACGCAATTCGCAGCCAGAGCAGGAAAATCAAAAACTGGATTTACGTAATATCGACATCAGGGGGGCTGACCTGCTGGAAGCTAACCTGAGTGGCGCTGACCTGCGCGGGGCTGACCTGTCTGGGGCTGACCTGCGTGGGGTAGACCTGTCTGGGGCTGACCTGGAAAGCGCTAAACTCTCCCGGTCGATTCTCTATGAAGCCAACTTGTTCAAAGCCAATCTCCGTGAAGCTAACCTATGTTTGGCAAACTTGAATCGAGCCAATCTCTGTAGTGTTAACCTGCGTTCTGCAAACCTGTCGGGAGCAAGTCTGCGTGCAGCTAATTTACAAGGGGCTAACCTCTATAAAGCCAACTTACAACAAGCAACCCTAAAAGTCGCTAACCTCTCAGGAGCAAAGTTATTTCTAGCTAACCTCTGCGGCGCAAAGTTGGGTAAAGCTAACTTGCACATGACCGGTCTGATTGGAGCGAATCTCCACGGGGCTAACCTCAATGGCGCCAACCTCTGTGGTGCTAATCTGAATGCAGCTAAACTACAGCAGACAGAGGTATTTTTTGCCAATCTCTCCCAAGCCAGTTTGACAGAAGCTGACTTGTATCAGGCAAACCTCATCGGCGTCAACTTTTCTGGGGCTATCCTCTATGAAGCCAACTTGTACCAGGCAAATCTCATGGGCGCTAACCTTGAGGGGGCTAACCTGATTGATGTTAACCTAGAAGGCGCAATCCTGACAGGAGTCAAAAACTTAGAATCAAAACAGATTACTATGGCAGTCGGCGATCGCACCACTCGCCTACCAGATTATATAGAAACCCCAACCCATTGGCGCAAATCTGGGTAG
- a CDS encoding M20 family metallopeptidase → MVSTFPHPSTVDLSRVRLSIRSLQPELVEWRRRLHQKPELGFKETLTAELIEKKLQAWGIEHQTGIAQTGIVAIIKGNKLTSEKVLAIRADMDALPIQELNEVSYRSQHDGVMHACGHDGHTAIALGTAYYLQQHRDDFGGTVKIIFQPAEEGPGGAKPMIAAGVLKNPDVDAIIGLHLWNNLPLGTVGVRSGALMAAVESFDCTILGKGGHGAIPHQTVDTVVVAAQIINALQTIVARNVNPIDSAVVTVGKLHAGSKRNVIPDTANMCGTVRYFNPAYKDFFKQRVEEIIAGTCQSHGAKYKLEYSSLYPPVINDPIIAELVRSVAEEVIETPMGIVPECQTMAAEDMSYFLEAVPGCYFFLGSANPAKDLAYPHHHPRFDFDETALPIGVEIFVRTVEKFFN, encoded by the coding sequence ATGGTTTCCACTTTCCCACATCCATCTACTGTTGACTTATCTCGCGTTCGACTCTCGATCCGCTCATTGCAACCTGAGTTGGTAGAATGGCGGCGGCGGCTACATCAAAAACCAGAATTGGGTTTTAAAGAAACACTCACCGCAGAGTTGATCGAAAAGAAGTTACAAGCATGGGGAATTGAGCATCAAACTGGCATTGCCCAAACTGGGATTGTTGCTATCATTAAAGGTAACAAACTCACCTCCGAAAAAGTGTTGGCGATTCGGGCTGATATGGATGCATTGCCCATTCAAGAACTCAATGAGGTATCCTATCGCTCCCAGCATGATGGAGTGATGCACGCTTGTGGTCATGATGGACATACGGCGATCGCCCTCGGTACAGCTTACTATCTCCAACAACATCGCGACGATTTTGGCGGGACCGTGAAAATTATCTTCCAGCCAGCAGAAGAAGGACCAGGCGGCGCAAAGCCAATGATTGCAGCTGGGGTACTCAAAAACCCTGATGTTGACGCCATTATTGGTTTGCATTTGTGGAATAATTTGCCTTTAGGAACCGTAGGTGTCCGTAGTGGGGCATTGATGGCAGCTGTCGAGTCTTTTGACTGTACAATTTTGGGCAAAGGTGGACATGGTGCAATTCCGCATCAAACTGTTGATACTGTCGTAGTTGCTGCCCAAATTATCAATGCCCTGCAAACCATTGTCGCTCGTAACGTCAATCCTATTGATTCGGCAGTTGTGACAGTAGGGAAACTTCATGCTGGTAGTAAGCGAAATGTAATACCTGACACTGCGAATATGTGTGGAACTGTCAGGTATTTTAATCCAGCGTACAAAGACTTTTTTAAACAGCGCGTGGAAGAGATTATTGCCGGGACTTGTCAGAGTCATGGGGCAAAATATAAGTTAGAATATTCGTCACTTTATCCACCCGTAATTAATGATCCTATCATTGCTGAACTAGTGCGATCGGTGGCAGAAGAAGTAATTGAAACCCCAATGGGTATTGTTCCCGAATGCCAAACTATGGCTGCTGAGGATATGTCATATTTTTTAGAAGCTGTTCCTGGCTGCTATTTCTTTTTAGGTTCTGCAAATCCAGCAAAAGATTTGGCTTATCCCCATCATCATCCCCGATTTGATTTTGACGAAACCGCCTTACCAATTGGTGTGGAAATATTTGTTCGTACCGTGGAAAAATTTTTCAATTAA
- a CDS encoding type II toxin-antitoxin system VapC family toxin has translation MYLLDTNHCSYLINNNPQVVATAQSYAQDTFGISIISYGELLYMTEKSERREMNLQVVQAFLTEIDIYLINTEIAEIYSQLKNRIFRQFAPKEKNKRRSTRIQDLGFDDNDLWIAATAIYHNITLVSADSDFTRIQQVYNFSVESWI, from the coding sequence ATGTATTTGCTGGATACCAATCACTGTAGTTATCTCATTAACAACAATCCTCAAGTTGTCGCAACTGCTCAAAGCTATGCTCAAGATACTTTTGGGATTAGCATCATTAGCTATGGTGAGTTGCTCTACATGACAGAAAAATCAGAGCGTCGAGAGATGAATTTACAAGTGGTTCAAGCATTCCTGACAGAGATTGATATTTATCTGATCAACACAGAAATAGCTGAGATATACAGTCAACTGAAGAACCGCATTTTTCGTCAATTTGCCCCAAAAGAAAAAAACAAACGCCGTAGTACCCGCATTCAGGATCTCGGTTTTGATGACAATGATCTATGGATCGCCGCAACAGCAATTTATCATAATATTACTCTCGTCTCTGCTGACAGCGACTTCACTAGGATTCAGCAAGTTTACAACTTTTCAGTGGAATCCTGGATTTAA
- a CDS encoding choice-of-anchor L domain-containing protein gives MALNTTNLNSVTPITLVTSLIGAGVEVSNVSFTGSNVAGGLFSQGLAAGLRIDQGIILSSGNIANAIGPNNSGSISTNNGTPGDTNLNNIVAPLTTNDAAVLKFDFIPASTTASFAFVFASEEYLEFVGSSFNDVFAFFVNGQNIALIPGTTTPVSINTVNNVNNSQFFRSNGNNAFDTQFDGLTTILSAVASNLTPGIPSTVKLAIADTSDSIYDSAVFIQADSFGNPTIVTLTATDVDISESTPPNPGTFTISRTGSSASPLTVNYSISGTATTADYNPLPGSIIIPAGQASATITVTPIDDTVLEGDETLILSLIDTTSYDLGTPNSTTLVIKDNDQGITLGVNPAIVTEDATTNLVYTFTRMGVTTNALTVNYSVGGTATFNADYAQLGAASFNGTTGTITFAPNATTATLTIDPTLDTIVESDETVAVTLATGSGYNIGTTTPVIGTIVNDDTEVTLTVSPSSVVEDQTTNLAYTFTRKGVITNALTVNYSVGGTATFNSDYTQLGAASFNGTTGTITFDAGATTATLTIDPTPDTIVEPNETVAVTLATGSGYNIGTTTPVIGTIISNQAPTNLTLSPVKIPENQGIVGNFATTDPDPGNTFTYSFVAGIGDTDNSLFTIAGNQLQAKAPFDFEAQDSYSVRVRTTDNNGSFYDKPFTITVTDLNEAPTNITLSTVKIPENQTTVGNFSTTDPDLVETFTYSLVSGTGDTDNNLFTIVGNQFQAKAPFDFETQKHSYSVRAKTTDKGGLSYEKPFTITVSNVNEPPTNLTLSNTNIAENQPIGTVIGSFDTTDPDFNESFTYSLVSGTGDTDNSKFTIDGNQVKANASFDFETKNSYNLRVRTTDQGDSPYEKQFTINVTDVNEAPTNISLSNNTIAENQPIGTVIGSFDTTDPDLSESFTYSLVSGTGDSDNSKFTIVGNQLKANASFDFEAKNSYNLRVRTTDKGGLSYEKPLTINVTDVNEAPTNISLSNNTIAENKPVGTVIGSFDTTDPDLSESFTYSLVSGTGDSDNSKFIILGNQLIATASFDFETKNSYNLRVRTTDKGGLSYEKPLTINVTDVGDTSFVTINSTTIAEGNSGSRTASLFVNLSSPNTGVVTVDYATLDGNGANKAIAGSDYTATSGTLTFLPGTTELTVDIPILGDTNVESNESFFVNLTNPNGAILVTSQGTINILNDDINLPLTFAGTSGNNVFTGGDGNDTISGQGGDDNLNGGAGNDILNGGAGKDVLTGGDGGDRFVYNNFTDSLFANPDRLRSFNPGQGDRIDLANIPTATFNAGNISAANLTAAVTAVYADADPTTPGSQALGANQAVFFSYGATVPTRRSYLAVNDSTAGFNANSDLFIEVTGIVGTLTPGSLVSSNYFV, from the coding sequence ATGGCTTTGAATACAACCAATCTGAATAGCGTAACTCCCATAACTCTTGTCACCAGTTTAATCGGTGCTGGCGTGGAAGTAAGCAATGTAAGTTTTACGGGTAGTAATGTTGCGGGAGGGCTTTTTAGTCAAGGACTAGCAGCAGGTTTACGCATCGATCAAGGGATCATTCTTAGCAGTGGAAATATAGCTAATGCCATAGGTCCAAACAACAGTGGTAGTATCAGCACTAACAACGGTACACCAGGTGACACAAATCTAAATAACATAGTCGCTCCTCTAACCACAAATGATGCGGCAGTATTAAAGTTTGACTTTATTCCGGCATCTACCACTGCCAGCTTTGCCTTTGTGTTTGCTTCCGAAGAGTATCTTGAGTTTGTCGGTTCATCGTTTAATGACGTTTTTGCTTTTTTCGTCAATGGTCAAAATATTGCTCTCATTCCTGGTACGACAACGCCCGTTAGTATCAATACTGTCAACAATGTCAATAACTCGCAATTTTTTCGATCCAATGGTAATAACGCTTTCGATACTCAATTTGATGGTTTGACGACGATATTGAGTGCAGTTGCCAGCAATCTTACTCCTGGCATTCCTAGTACAGTAAAGCTGGCAATTGCCGATACAAGCGATAGTATTTATGACTCGGCAGTCTTTATTCAAGCAGACAGTTTTGGCAACCCAACTATTGTCACGCTGACTGCTACTGATGTCGACATCAGCGAAAGCACACCCCCCAATCCTGGGACATTTACTATCAGTCGGACAGGTAGCAGTGCCAGTCCTCTCACCGTGAATTACTCAATTTCGGGAACTGCTACTACCGCCGATTACAACCCCTTGCCTGGCAGCATAATTATTCCAGCTGGACAGGCTTCTGCCACGATTACAGTTACTCCCATTGATGATACTGTCCTAGAGGGGGATGAAACTCTAATTCTGTCATTAATTGATACTACCAGTTACGATCTCGGAACACCAAATAGTACCACCTTAGTCATTAAAGATAATGATCAGGGCATTACTTTAGGGGTAAATCCTGCCATTGTCACCGAAGATGCTACCACCAACCTGGTTTACACCTTCACCAGAATGGGAGTTACAACCAACGCTTTAACCGTCAACTATAGCGTTGGCGGAACTGCGACCTTCAACGCCGACTACGCCCAACTTGGTGCAGCAAGTTTCAACGGCACCACTGGTACAATTACCTTTGCCCCTAATGCAACTACTGCTACTCTCACCATTGACCCAACACTAGACACCATAGTTGAAAGTGATGAAACCGTTGCTGTAACTCTTGCCACAGGTAGTGGTTACAACATTGGTACAACAACCCCTGTCATTGGAACCATTGTTAATGATGACACAGAAGTTACTTTAACAGTCTCTCCGAGCAGCGTCGTTGAAGATCAGACAACCAACTTAGCTTACACCTTCACCAGAAAGGGAGTTATAACCAATGCTTTAACCGTCAACTATAGCGTTGGTGGTACTGCTACCTTCAACAGCGACTACACCCAACTTGGTGCAGCCAGTTTCAACGGCACCACTGGTACAATTACCTTTGATGCTGGTGCAACTACTGCTACTCTCACCATTGACCCAACACCAGACACCATAGTTGAACCTAATGAAACCGTTGCTGTAACTCTTGCCACAGGTAGTGGTTACAACATTGGTACAACAACCCCTGTCATTGGAACCATTATCTCCAACCAAGCGCCGACAAATCTCACGCTATCTCCGGTCAAAATTCCTGAAAATCAAGGAATAGTAGGCAATTTCGCCACTACAGACCCAGACCCTGGTAACACCTTTACCTACAGCTTTGTCGCTGGTATTGGTGACACCGATAATAGCCTATTTACCATTGCAGGTAATCAACTCCAAGCCAAAGCCCCCTTCGACTTTGAGGCTCAGGATAGTTACAGTGTCAGAGTCAGAACCACAGACAACAATGGTTCATTTTACGACAAACCCTTTACTATTACCGTTACCGACCTTAACGAAGCTCCGACAAATATCACGCTGTCTACAGTCAAGATTCCCGAAAATCAAACAACCGTAGGCAATTTCAGCACCACAGACCCGGATCTGGTTGAAACCTTTACCTACAGCTTAGTTTCTGGAACTGGTGACACCGATAACAACCTATTTACGATTGTAGGTAATCAATTCCAAGCCAAAGCCCCCTTCGACTTTGAAACTCAGAAACATAGTTACAGTGTCCGAGCCAAAACCACAGACAAAGGCGGTTTATCTTATGAGAAACCGTTTACTATTACGGTCTCCAACGTTAACGAGCCTCCAACAAATCTCACTCTGTCTAATACCAACATCGCCGAAAATCAACCAATTGGCACAGTAATAGGCTCTTTTGATACGACAGACCCTGATTTTAATGAGAGCTTTACCTACAGCTTAGTTTCTGGAACTGGTGACACCGATAACAGCAAATTTACCATCGACGGTAATCAAGTCAAAGCGAACGCCTCCTTCGACTTTGAAACTAAAAATAGTTACAATCTCCGAGTCAGAACCACAGACCAAGGCGATTCACCTTACGAGAAACAGTTTACGATTAACGTTACCGACGTTAACGAAGCTCCGACAAATATCAGTCTGTCTAATAACACTATTGCTGAAAATCAACCAATTGGCACAGTAATAGGCTCTTTTGATACGACAGACCCTGATTTGTCTGAGAGCTTTACCTACAGCTTAGTTTCTGGAACTGGTGACTCCGATAACAGCAAATTCACCATTGTAGGTAATCAACTCAAAGCTAACGCCTCCTTCGACTTTGAAGCTAAGAATAGTTACAATCTCCGAGTCAGAACTACAGACAAAGGCGGTTTATCTTACGAGAAACCGTTGACGATTAACGTTACCGACGTTAACGAAGCTCCGACAAATATCAGTCTGTCTAATAATACAATTGCCGAAAATAAACCAGTTGGCACAGTAATAGGCTCTTTTGATACGACAGACCCTGATTTGTCTGAGAGCTTTACCTACAGCTTAGTTTCTGGAACAGGTGACTCCGATAACAGCAAATTTATCATTTTAGGTAATCAACTCATAGCTACAGCCTCCTTCGACTTTGAAACTAAGAATAGTTACAATCTCCGAGTCAGAACCACAGATAAAGGCGGTTTATCTTACGAGAAACCGTTGACGATTAACGTTACCGACGTTGGGGACACATCTTTTGTCACTATCAATAGTACGACTATAGCTGAAGGGAATAGTGGTAGCCGCACCGCCAGCTTATTCGTGAATCTATCCAGTCCCAACACTGGGGTTGTGACTGTGGATTATGCAACACTTGATGGTAATGGAGCTAACAAAGCCATTGCAGGTTCTGACTACACCGCTACAAGTGGCACCTTAACTTTCCTTCCTGGTACTACTGAGCTAACCGTAGATATCCCCATTTTGGGTGATACAAATGTAGAGTCTAATGAGAGTTTCTTTGTTAACTTAACTAATCCTAATGGAGCAATTCTCGTCACCAGTCAAGGCACTATCAACATCTTGAATGATGATATAAATTTACCTCTCACCTTCGCAGGTACTAGTGGTAACAATGTGTTTACAGGTGGTGATGGGAATGACACTATCAGTGGACAAGGAGGCGACGATAACCTCAATGGTGGTGCTGGCAATGATATCCTCAATGGTGGTGCGGGTAAAGATGTCCTCACCGGTGGTGATGGTGGTGATAGGTTTGTCTACAACAACTTCACCGATTCACTATTTGCTAATCCAGATCGCCTTCGTAGTTTTAATCCCGGTCAGGGCGATCGCATAGATTTAGCCAATATTCCCACCGCTACCTTCAACGCAGGGAATATCTCTGCTGCCAATTTAACAGCTGCTGTCACTGCAGTCTACGCTGATGCTGACCCTACAACCCCAGGATCGCAAGCATTAGGCGCTAATCAGGCGGTGTTCTTTAGCTATGGTGCTACCGTCCCGACACGACGCAGCTATCTAGCTGTCAACGATAGCACCGCAGGCTTTAATGCTAACAGCGACCTGTTCATTGAGGTGACAGGAATAGTCGGTACTTTAACCCCTGGGTCATTGGTATCCAGTAATTACTTTGTCTAA
- a CDS encoding PEP-CTERM sorting domain-containing protein gives MLSQINSSKYRHILSFGLATSATLGIMSTLPSKATAANLFNGGYNASNWTLTNTNANGTVDTSNAANGSVILTGGDNGSNSSGITDWTIPINPSRSGNISFNWSYFTLDTPGFDSAGYLLNGNYTPLAVKDGDHSTNPVSLNVNNGDTFGFRVQTSSNSDGAGVLTVYNPSPVPEPLTILGSLTAAGFGIVLKRKRYSVSRPSEVHR, from the coding sequence ATGCTTTCTCAAATCAACTCCAGCAAATATCGCCATATCCTCAGCTTTGGTTTAGCAACTTCTGCTACACTGGGCATTATGTCTACTCTTCCTAGCAAAGCAACCGCTGCAAATCTGTTCAATGGTGGTTACAATGCTAGTAATTGGACTTTGACTAACACTAATGCTAATGGTACTGTAGACACCAGCAATGCCGCAAATGGCAGCGTCATCCTCACAGGGGGCGATAACGGCAGCAATTCATCTGGTATTACAGATTGGACTATCCCCATTAATCCATCTAGATCTGGTAATATTAGCTTTAATTGGAGTTATTTTACCTTGGATACTCCCGGATTTGACTCTGCAGGCTATCTTCTCAATGGCAACTATACGCCATTAGCCGTTAAAGATGGCGACCACAGCACGAACCCCGTATCGTTGAACGTCAACAATGGTGATACCTTTGGCTTTCGAGTGCAAACTTCCAGTAACAGCGATGGTGCGGGAGTATTGACTGTATATAACCCCTCCCCTGTCCCTGAACCTTTGACGATTTTAGGCTCGTTGACGGCTGCAGGATTTGGAATTGTGTTGAAAAGGAAGCGTTATAGCGTTTCTCGCCCTAGTGAGGTACATCGGTAA
- a CDS encoding Rpn family recombination-promoting nuclease/putative transposase: MAKPADVSTKKLISLAPDNWVRWITQIPDITALEILSGEFQWISRESDVLIRANSPEHGEFLVLNELQLRYSAKMPRRIRSYTALAEEKYGLPTYPVLINILPTNDVIIPTSFASNVAGLRAIQEYRVINLWEVDVNIAFQQPLPSLLPFVPILKGGDDESTIREALQILRGNEDLNQLETVLAFFANFVLESALVQEIMRWDMAVLRESPWYQEILREGEARGEARGEARGEARGEARGEARGEARGIISSIRTSLEAKFGSEGLELMPQISQISDLQRLQGILRSLILANTVEELRQIL, encoded by the coding sequence ATGGCAAAACCCGCAGATGTTAGCACCAAAAAACTAATTAGTCTAGCACCCGATAATTGGGTGCGATGGATAACACAAATTCCAGATATTACCGCTCTGGAAATTCTCTCTGGTGAATTTCAATGGATAAGTAGAGAAAGTGATGTATTAATTCGTGCTAATAGTCCTGAACATGGAGAATTTCTGGTATTAAACGAATTGCAATTACGCTATAGTGCCAAAATGCCCCGGCGAATACGTTCTTATACAGCACTGGCGGAAGAAAAATATGGCTTACCTACCTATCCCGTACTCATTAATATTCTACCAACAAATGATGTAATAATCCCCACTTCTTTTGCCTCGAATGTTGCGGGATTACGGGCGATTCAAGAATATCGCGTGATTAATTTGTGGGAAGTTGATGTGAATATTGCTTTTCAACAACCGTTACCATCTTTACTTCCCTTTGTACCAATTCTGAAAGGAGGGGATGACGAATCTACCATTAGGGAAGCATTACAAATTTTGCGTGGGAATGAAGACTTAAATCAACTGGAGACGGTTTTAGCTTTTTTTGCTAATTTTGTGTTAGAGAGTGCCTTAGTTCAAGAAATCATGAGGTGGGATATGGCTGTATTACGTGAATCACCCTGGTATCAAGAAATTTTACGTGAAGGAGAAGCGCGAGGAGAAGCACGAGGAGAAGCGCGGGGAGAAGCGCGAGGAGAAGCGCGAGGAGAAGCGCGGGGAGAAGCGCGGGGAATAATATCCAGTATCCGAACCAGTCTAGAGGCGAAATTTGGTAGCGAGGGATTGGAATTGATGCCTCAAATCTCCCAAATATCTGATTTACAGCGACTGCAAGGGATTTTACGAAGTTTAATATTAGCAAATACTGTTGAAGAATTGCGGCAAATTTTGTAA
- the bioD gene encoding dethiobiotin synthase has product MNTLLITGTDTDAGKTVLTTALAAYWQKYYPQRSLGIMKPIQSGVGDREWYQKLFVLEQTAQEITPLYFQAPLAPPIAAAKENRDVDLAIVWQSLSNLRSRRDFVLVETLGGLGSPVTAELTVADLAGQWRLPTVLVVPVRLGAIAQAVANVALARQTKVNLKGIILNCSQPRTDEEIADLTPPDLIQSLTNIPILGCLPYLDKPDDLDKLAQITSNLDLVDFLLR; this is encoded by the coding sequence TTGAACACACTACTGATTACTGGAACTGATACGGATGCTGGCAAAACTGTATTAACAACAGCGTTGGCTGCATATTGGCAAAAATATTACCCCCAGCGCAGTTTGGGGATAATGAAACCCATTCAATCGGGAGTGGGCGATCGCGAGTGGTATCAAAAGCTGTTTGTGCTGGAACAAACAGCCCAAGAAATTACACCTTTATATTTTCAAGCACCTCTAGCACCTCCCATCGCCGCAGCCAAAGAAAATCGTGATGTAGATTTAGCTATAGTTTGGCAAAGTTTGTCTAACTTGCGATCGCGTCGTGATTTTGTTTTAGTAGAAACCTTGGGAGGGTTAGGTTCACCAGTGACTGCAGAATTAACGGTAGCAGATTTGGCTGGACAATGGCGTTTACCAACAGTATTGGTGGTACCAGTCAGATTAGGGGCGATCGCCCAAGCAGTGGCCAATGTCGCCTTAGCTAGACAAACAAAAGTCAATCTCAAAGGCATCATTCTTAACTGCTCCCAACCCCGTACTGATGAAGAAATAGCAGACTTGACACCACCAGATTTAATTCAATCGCTTACTAATATCCCGATTTTAGGCTGCTTACCTTACCTAGATAAACCAGATGATTTGGATAAACTTGCCCAAATCACATCAAACTTAGATTTAGTTGATTTTCTGCTGCGTTAA